The proteins below come from a single Mesobacillus jeotgali genomic window:
- a CDS encoding competence protein CoiA family protein — MREALHVIDKEVITLPHSTDEDRVNNLKKLAQKNLFTCPYCQAKLIVKAGDERGLYFSHLHSEACEPSKKVDQAERKYKRQTERETKIHTVIVNILHDELSTQAKIRANISVEYGYKAKFDLKEFPDIWVKIGAKEFALSVITNVSSSSDGKLSNQIIKRHQYFKEQGMEPIWFIEKKEQSVEMEKNAIVLWDAELAISSKAEEDHLWDKLLMQVIKDREFFTYFNYPFYNDSVEIDVRSLYYIYSNDDKIVVKVQRFLKDRTDKPYRAFLLNSGYEIPFSEALIIKEGFLLSNSISEDEHRKNFLNQSQKLKESFLAEQRRQEKERQQEKEKKRQLLQQLLDQKQHTSSKKIGEYLSYADLKSLLRERINLKQREQMELWNYFMPKMGLNNSALVWNLVVEYDCITFDELRIVLRNYLRKS; from the coding sequence ATGAGAGAAGCACTGCATGTTATAGACAAAGAAGTCATCACACTCCCCCATTCAACAGATGAAGATAGGGTTAACAATTTAAAGAAACTAGCCCAGAAAAATCTTTTTACATGTCCCTATTGTCAGGCTAAATTAATTGTGAAGGCTGGGGATGAGCGTGGGCTTTATTTTTCACACCTGCATTCTGAAGCATGTGAGCCGTCTAAAAAAGTCGATCAAGCTGAGAGAAAATATAAAAGACAAACTGAGAGAGAAACCAAAATTCATACTGTAATAGTCAACATACTACATGATGAGCTATCTACACAGGCCAAAATAAGAGCAAACATAAGTGTAGAATATGGATACAAAGCAAAGTTTGACTTAAAAGAGTTTCCGGATATTTGGGTTAAAATAGGAGCTAAAGAATTCGCTCTCTCTGTCATTACAAATGTATCCTCTTCTTCTGATGGTAAACTTTCTAATCAAATCATAAAAAGACACCAATATTTTAAGGAACAAGGAATGGAACCAATCTGGTTCATTGAGAAGAAAGAGCAATCAGTTGAAATGGAGAAGAACGCCATTGTTCTTTGGGATGCAGAATTAGCAATCTCTTCAAAAGCTGAAGAAGATCACCTGTGGGATAAGTTACTTATGCAAGTCATTAAGGATCGTGAATTTTTCACCTATTTCAATTATCCTTTTTACAATGATAGTGTAGAAATTGATGTAAGAAGTTTGTATTATATCTATTCCAATGATGATAAGATCGTTGTTAAAGTTCAGCGATTCTTAAAAGACCGGACTGATAAGCCATATCGAGCATTTCTTCTAAATAGCGGATATGAGATTCCCTTTTCGGAAGCTCTGATTATTAAAGAGGGGTTCCTATTAAGCAACTCCATTTCAGAGGATGAACATCGTAAAAACTTCCTTAATCAATCCCAAAAATTAAAGGAATCATTTTTGGCGGAACAAAGGCGACAGGAGAAAGAGAGACAACAAGAGAAAGAAAAGAAAAGACAATTACTACAACAGTTATTAGACCAAAAACAGCACACATCTTCAAAAAAGATTGGAGAATATTTATCATATGCTGATCTTAAATCCCTATTGCGTGAAAGAATTAATTTAAAGCAACGAGAACAGATGGAGCTATGGAATTATTTTATGCCCAAAATGGGCTTAAACAACTCAGCATTAGTATGGAACTTAGTGGTGGAATATGACTGTATAACTTTTGACGAATTAAGAATTGTACTTAGAAACTATTTGCGTAAAAGCTAA
- a CDS encoding copper resistance CopC/CopD family protein, with translation MIFILSKRTAISHSFILFALIFIFLVPQEACAHATLKMADPAPDSEWEESPKEVVLTFDERLEDELYSIKVFNENGERIVNAKPEMSKDQTSIKQPLPDLPDGNYVISYNVISADGHPIRSSYVISVGEETVFQRDINQQVQETQKSSAGVNAIKSAVRMLFYMALILITGWIVWGTVYSLKEEMKPTFRRRTFQLQTALFLTTVGVGVLQLLELLDRRTLTEVVSILTGTTVGISLVASVLLSLLGFFVLLRYKWIDLVWVFLILSVKTFNGHAAAFESEIRSMSLELAFIHLLSAAVWAGGLMYILTYWKKQKEHIRQFLPFFSQAALISMVMLLLTGSTYTVIFVPELDYLLQTLWGKLLITKVALVTIVFGIGAILRYKLKKKKEDSISRLVKFDFSLMLIILGIVGVMTYMNPLPENEPLEWENEDQHIEFTTSISPKTPGYNHFKVTANTLEEDVEIKRVELFLIYRDNLEIEPIPVPFSEIQQSDHVQFKVNGSYLPIEGNWTVELRILDSEDNEKVYHKEFIVY, from the coding sequence GTGATATTTATACTTAGCAAGCGTACTGCCATTAGTCATTCTTTTATTCTATTTGCTCTTATTTTTATATTTTTAGTTCCGCAAGAAGCCTGTGCCCATGCGACGCTGAAGATGGCTGATCCTGCGCCTGATAGTGAATGGGAAGAATCCCCGAAAGAGGTTGTTCTGACATTTGATGAAAGACTTGAAGACGAACTCTATTCGATTAAGGTTTTTAATGAAAATGGGGAAAGAATCGTCAATGCGAAGCCGGAGATGAGCAAGGATCAAACCTCCATAAAGCAGCCTTTGCCTGATTTGCCTGACGGGAATTATGTTATATCCTATAATGTCATTTCGGCTGACGGCCACCCGATCAGGAGCTCCTATGTCATTTCTGTAGGAGAAGAAACGGTCTTCCAAAGGGATATTAACCAGCAGGTTCAAGAAACACAAAAGAGCTCAGCTGGTGTAAATGCGATCAAGTCAGCGGTGAGGATGCTGTTTTATATGGCATTGATCCTGATAACTGGCTGGATTGTGTGGGGTACCGTCTATTCTTTAAAAGAAGAGATGAAGCCAACCTTCAGACGGAGGACATTTCAATTACAAACTGCGCTGTTCCTCACAACGGTGGGAGTGGGAGTACTCCAACTCTTGGAATTACTTGATCGCAGGACTCTGACTGAAGTGGTATCTATTTTAACAGGAACAACAGTAGGTATATCTTTGGTCGCTTCTGTGCTGCTGTCTCTATTAGGCTTTTTCGTCTTACTTCGTTATAAGTGGATTGATTTAGTGTGGGTATTTTTGATTCTGTCGGTCAAGACTTTTAACGGACATGCTGCAGCGTTTGAATCGGAAATCCGCTCCATGTCACTTGAACTGGCTTTCATCCATTTACTTTCAGCCGCTGTTTGGGCAGGCGGCCTGATGTACATCCTAACTTACTGGAAAAAGCAGAAGGAACATATTAGACAATTCCTTCCCTTCTTTTCGCAAGCGGCCTTAATCAGCATGGTCATGCTGTTATTAACGGGGTCAACTTACACGGTAATCTTTGTGCCAGAACTCGATTATCTGCTTCAAACACTATGGGGAAAGCTGCTCATAACGAAAGTGGCCTTGGTCACAATTGTCTTCGGAATTGGTGCCATTTTACGGTATAAGTTGAAAAAGAAAAAAGAAGACTCTATCAGCAGATTGGTGAAATTCGACTTCAGTTTGATGCTGATCATTTTGGGGATCGTCGGTGTGATGACCTATATGAATCCACTTCCGGAAAATGAGCCTTTGGAATGGGAAAATGAAGATCAGCACATCGAATTCACAACATCGATCTCACCGAAGACCCCAGGCTACAATCATTTTAAAGTGACAGCAAACACGCTTGAAGAAGACGTAGAGATTAAACGGGTTGAGCTATTCTTGATTTATAGAGACAACCTTGAAATCGAGCCGATCCCAGTTCCTTTTTCCGAAATACAACAGTCAGATCATGTTCAATTCAAGGTTAATGGTTCGTATCTGCCAATTGAAGGAAACTGGACTGTGGAGCTTAGAATACTAGATTCTGAGGACAATGAGAAGGTATATCATAAGGAATTCATTGTTTATTAA
- a CDS encoding BRCT domain-containing protein — protein MSLKSYLTKHKSIPVRKFSELKPQTHLFKRKTFNRVKPSEITSTVDHFNEEHPFYNKNFVFTGELQAIDRKSAMQRVVNLGGIIKSGVSSKTDYVIVGQQDKSLVGEKGLSSKEVKAYNLIEQGMEIKVLNENEFTNLLNVQTEV, from the coding sequence TTGTCTTTAAAATCATATTTAACAAAGCACAAAAGCATTCCGGTGAGAAAGTTCTCTGAACTCAAACCACAAACACATCTCTTCAAAAGAAAAACCTTCAATAGAGTTAAGCCATCCGAGATAACATCCACTGTAGACCACTTCAACGAGGAACACCCTTTTTACAATAAAAACTTTGTATTTACTGGTGAACTCCAGGCTATTGACAGAAAATCCGCCATGCAGAGGGTTGTGAACCTAGGAGGGATAATTAAATCCGGGGTTTCAAGTAAAACTGATTACGTCATTGTTGGGCAGCAAGACAAATCTTTGGTCGGTGAAAAAGGATTAAGTTCAAAAGAAGTAAAGGCTTATAACCTTATAGAGCAAGGAATGGAGATCAAAGTACTTAATGAAAACGAGTTTACAAATTTACTAAATGTACAAACTGAGGTGTAA
- a CDS encoding DUF5381 family protein, producing the protein MNDKNNVMQEEHNIKVSEGKVEIVYTNPGAGCLVSSALFGTMLSAFVLFVVVPDSGFVRGFIGIIIGMIGLIFTGSFLIKLISVILSGKTLLTIESGLMKGRKGSVPINEIREIKWGGSSLKYLVVQTSNNSKIKFPTYNLVGEEKVNQVIKEYVIPHATPDLKLNWEKRMGDKES; encoded by the coding sequence ATGAACGATAAAAATAATGTTATGCAGGAAGAACATAATATAAAGGTTTCAGAAGGAAAGGTTGAGATTGTCTACACGAATCCAGGTGCAGGTTGCCTGGTGTCATCTGCGTTATTTGGTACTATGCTTTCCGCCTTTGTTCTGTTTGTTGTAGTGCCTGATTCAGGTTTCGTAAGAGGTTTTATAGGTATTATCATCGGAATGATTGGATTGATATTTACAGGCTCTTTCTTAATCAAGCTCATAAGTGTAATCCTTTCAGGTAAGACATTATTAACGATTGAGTCTGGATTGATGAAAGGCCGTAAAGGCAGTGTGCCAATTAATGAAATAAGAGAGATCAAATGGGGAGGGTCCAGCTTAAAGTATCTTGTGGTCCAAACCTCAAACAATAGCAAAATCAAATTTCCTACTTATAACCTGGTTGGTGAAGAAAAGGTGAACCAGGTTATAAAGGAATATGTGATTCCTCATGCGACACCTGACTTAAAGTTGAATTGGGAAAAGCGCATGGGAGATAAAGAATCCTGA
- a CDS encoding FixH family protein has product MKKFLILIISLFFMMTGCSNSESGVNNEEEPELLEVDLIAPGDILIGDEVVLAAEVTQGEEKVEDADEVKFEVRKVGDEDSEMIEATHQGKGMYEIKKTFKEDGEYMVTAHVTARSMHNMPSEKITVGNPAETGRETEHQHSDTTDSHDNGETTEGDHHHSHVSIELDTNQDPKANQKVSLSAQIKNENQPLTDAAVRFEIWHGEDSNHEFVDGTEIENGVYIYEKVFPKSGTYHIKVHVEKGEIHDHKEQAITVN; this is encoded by the coding sequence ATGAAAAAATTTCTGATCCTAATTATTTCTCTATTTTTTATGATGACAGGATGCTCTAATTCAGAATCAGGAGTAAACAATGAGGAAGAACCGGAATTATTGGAAGTTGACCTCATTGCTCCAGGAGATATTCTTATAGGTGACGAAGTCGTTCTGGCAGCGGAAGTTACGCAAGGTGAAGAAAAAGTGGAAGATGCAGATGAAGTCAAATTTGAAGTGCGCAAAGTTGGAGACGAGGATTCGGAAATGATTGAGGCAACTCATCAAGGAAAAGGTATGTATGAAATTAAGAAAACCTTTAAAGAAGACGGGGAGTATATGGTAACGGCTCATGTTACGGCAAGGTCCATGCATAATATGCCAAGTGAAAAAATAACGGTTGGAAATCCTGCTGAAACTGGCAGGGAAACAGAACATCAACATAGTGACACTACAGACTCCCATGATAACGGGGAAACAACAGAAGGTGACCACCATCATAGTCATGTATCAATTGAACTGGATACTAACCAAGATCCTAAAGCGAATCAGAAAGTGAGTCTATCAGCTCAAATTAAAAACGAAAATCAGCCTTTAACAGACGCAGCAGTCCGATTTGAGATTTGGCATGGCGAGGATTCCAATCATGAATTTGTCGATGGAACTGAAATAGAAAATGGTGTCTATATTTATGAAAAAGTTTTCCCGAAATCAGGGACTTATCATATAAAGGTTCATGTTGAAAAGGGTGAGATTCACGATCATAAAGAGCAAGCAATTACAGTGAATTAG
- a CDS encoding FAD-dependent monooxygenase, with protein MKAIIIGAGIGGLSTAIALRKIGVDVMVFESKPEVRFAGAGLGIGANAVQALQQLGVGDSVLREGKVLDELRILTPAGKILQRTDTAVISQKYGPANVTIERGKLLELLMSAIGPEQIVHTGKTCHRFEQNDSGVKVWFEDGSTEEGDLLIGADGVYSTIRETLLPNAKPRYAGYTCWRAVVKAGPDLRDYDPNVFIETWGRSGRFGVVPLPENRIYWYACVNAKARDSQLKAFTTRYLMKIFEGYHNPIPQILEQTSNHQLLHHDIYDLPPIRRFAFERIVLLGDAAHAMTPNMGQGAGQSIEDAVILASHLKRNSNIKEALVGYEQERTVRTRQITNMSNRIGMVAQLNERVTVTLRDALFPLIPNRVLEKQFQFLYKVELGGLL; from the coding sequence ATGAAAGCAATCATTATTGGTGCTGGTATCGGGGGGCTGAGCACAGCCATTGCCCTGCGCAAAATCGGGGTGGATGTGATGGTGTTTGAAAGCAAGCCGGAGGTGCGTTTCGCAGGTGCCGGGCTCGGAATTGGAGCGAATGCTGTTCAGGCATTGCAGCAGCTTGGTGTAGGTGATTCAGTGCTTCGGGAAGGGAAGGTGTTGGATGAGCTTCGCATCCTTACGCCTGCAGGAAAAATCCTGCAGCGGACGGACACAGCCGTCATTAGCCAAAAGTATGGACCTGCCAATGTTACGATTGAGAGAGGGAAGCTCCTGGAGTTGCTCATGAGCGCCATAGGTCCGGAGCAAATTGTCCACACAGGAAAGACTTGTCATCGTTTTGAACAAAATGACTCCGGGGTGAAAGTATGGTTTGAAGATGGATCAACGGAGGAAGGGGATTTGCTGATTGGCGCCGACGGTGTATACTCCACCATTCGCGAAACTCTGCTGCCGAACGCAAAACCACGATATGCAGGATACACTTGCTGGAGGGCAGTTGTGAAGGCCGGACCGGATTTGCGTGATTATGATCCGAATGTATTTATAGAAACTTGGGGACGCAGCGGCCGCTTTGGAGTGGTTCCCTTGCCGGAAAACCGGATCTATTGGTACGCATGCGTGAATGCTAAAGCCCGCGATTCCCAATTAAAAGCCTTTACTACCCGGTACTTGATGAAGATTTTTGAAGGCTATCATAATCCGATTCCTCAAATACTAGAGCAAACCTCCAATCACCAATTGCTCCACCATGATATTTATGATCTGCCGCCAATCCGCCGCTTCGCATTCGAACGCATTGTTTTACTCGGAGACGCGGCTCATGCCATGACACCCAACATGGGGCAAGGGGCCGGGCAATCTATTGAAGACGCAGTCATACTGGCTAGCCATTTGAAACGAAATTCCAATATTAAAGAGGCGTTGGTAGGATATGAACAAGAGCGAACCGTCCGGACCAGGCAAATTACGAATATGTCGAACCGGATTGGAATGGTGGCCCAGTTGAATGAGCGCGTTACTGTCACTCTTCGTGATGCACTATTCCCGCTTATTCCAAATAGGGTTCTGGAAAAGCAGTTTCAGTTTCTATATAAAGTGGAGCTTGGTGGATTATTGTAA
- a CDS encoding exonuclease domain-containing protein encodes MEDIPIQLQNRVDSMDFITVDFEIANNSLSSACSMGLTFVQDNKIIDEKYYLIHPPSMDFDDEMSALHGIEPQHVLSAPKFNTIWEEVNHHFNDTFIVAHNAQFDMSVLYACL; translated from the coding sequence ATGGAAGATATTCCAATTCAATTGCAAAATAGAGTTGATAGCATGGATTTTATTACGGTAGATTTTGAGATTGCGAATAATAGTTTGAGCAGTGCTTGTTCGATGGGGCTCACCTTTGTCCAAGACAACAAGATAATTGATGAAAAGTATTATCTTATACACCCACCTTCAATGGACTTTGACGATGAGATGAGTGCGTTACATGGGATTGAGCCTCAACATGTCCTTTCAGCACCAAAGTTTAATACTATTTGGGAGGAAGTCAATCATCATTTCAATGATACTTTTATCGTCGCACATAATGCACAATTTGATATGAGCGTCCTATACGCTTGTCTTTAA
- a CDS encoding DUF5381 family protein codes for MKSVTYRTSTILNRIILTGGFVLVGILLILAGLNEGEAISNRIYFILAGIVGIPYFGRYFILYMILLLRDKTIVSYDDYIIKVKNRQFSLHEVQKVSMTSSFPVGFLWIHTPAYMILTFTGEKVYIPTYYAMNKKDEGEVYDILKHVISNKKKAEKASALVSRKK; via the coding sequence ATGAAGAGTGTTACATATAGAACGTCGACTATACTGAACCGGATTATATTGACTGGAGGCTTTGTCCTCGTAGGCATTCTTTTAATCTTGGCGGGACTGAACGAGGGTGAAGCCATTTCCAATAGGATATATTTTATTCTTGCAGGGATTGTTGGGATTCCTTACTTTGGCAGGTATTTCATTTTGTACATGATCCTTCTTTTAAGGGATAAGACGATCGTAAGCTACGATGATTACATAATTAAAGTTAAGAACAGGCAATTCAGCCTTCATGAAGTGCAGAAGGTATCAATGACAAGCAGCTTCCCTGTAGGATTTCTGTGGATTCATACACCAGCTTATATGATCCTTACTTTCACAGGAGAAAAAGTCTATATTCCAACCTACTATGCAATGAATAAAAAAGATGAGGGAGAAGTATACGATATTCTAAAACATGTCATCAGCAACAAGAAAAAGGCAGAAAAGGCGTCTGCCCTCGTGTCTCGCAAAAAGTGA
- a CDS encoding GNAT family N-acetyltransferase translates to MDILIRNAKQSDYESLLPLFRQVHDYHVVVRPDVYKENSTPVEQKFFESQLIDNKQHILVAALGNDLVGVVVTKEEEVTENTFVKARKVLYIKSLCVAETHRKKGIGKKLIKYVFDFGRSIEVDSIELGVTEENTSAIEFYRSIGMTTKSRKMEIILK, encoded by the coding sequence ATGGATATATTAATTAGAAACGCTAAGCAAAGCGATTACGAGTCATTGTTGCCTTTGTTTAGACAGGTTCATGATTACCACGTTGTTGTAAGACCAGATGTGTACAAAGAAAATTCCACTCCAGTCGAACAAAAATTTTTTGAAAGCCAATTGATTGATAACAAGCAGCACATTCTTGTGGCTGCCTTAGGCAATGATCTAGTTGGCGTTGTAGTGACAAAGGAAGAAGAAGTAACCGAAAATACGTTTGTAAAAGCGAGAAAAGTATTATATATAAAGAGTTTATGCGTTGCTGAAACACATAGAAAAAAAGGGATCGGCAAAAAGCTAATTAAATACGTTTTTGATTTTGGAAGAAGCATCGAGGTTGATAGTATTGAATTGGGAGTAACCGAGGAAAATACATCTGCCATTGAATTTTACAGATCAATTGGGATGACAACGAAGAGTAGAAAAATGGAGATAATATTGAAATAA
- a CDS encoding GNAT family N-acetyltransferase → MVNIVEAQITDLDAIVQVDRQVIGNTSRKVFIEKAIKQGRCILVNEDGDVAGFLIYDTHFFECTFISLIIVSPAKRRKGYASQMMNYLVRTSLTEKIFSSTNRSNESMQKVFKANGFIQSGIVENLDEGDPEIIYFKSKSLS, encoded by the coding sequence ATTGTGAATATAGTAGAGGCACAGATAACGGATTTAGACGCGATTGTACAAGTAGACCGTCAAGTTATAGGGAATACTAGCAGAAAAGTTTTCATTGAGAAAGCCATTAAGCAAGGACGTTGTATTCTAGTGAATGAAGATGGGGATGTTGCGGGATTTTTGATCTATGATACTCATTTTTTTGAATGTACTTTTATATCCTTGATTATTGTATCTCCCGCAAAGAGACGAAAGGGGTATGCAAGTCAAATGATGAATTATCTGGTTCGTACTTCTCTTACTGAAAAAATTTTCTCGTCTACGAACCGTTCTAACGAGAGCATGCAGAAAGTATTTAAAGCGAATGGATTTATTCAGAGTGGTATCGTCGAAAACCTGGATGAAGGCGACCCGGAGATCATCTACTTTAAATCAAAAAGTCTATCATAG
- a CDS encoding YczE/YyaS/YitT family protein, giving the protein MNLKIQIPFFVVGLILFSYGIAVAIKVKYLGVHPWDVLNIAFYDKFGLTIGTWNVIFGIMLVLVTLLIDRTYVNIGTFINALMVGPMVDFFLWLDVLPQASMLVFDVLVLLLGIVIMGIGGGMYNAARIGSGPRDGFMLAISAKVGYSISKVRIIVESIVLVVALLLGGPVFIFTFIYTFIQSPIFQAAYKVCTRWIEKLSSLINKKMISMSPER; this is encoded by the coding sequence ATGAACCTTAAAATACAAATTCCCTTTTTTGTAGTTGGTCTTATCCTTTTTAGTTACGGTATAGCTGTGGCAATCAAGGTTAAGTACTTAGGGGTCCACCCCTGGGATGTATTGAATATTGCATTTTATGATAAGTTTGGTTTAACCATTGGAACATGGAACGTGATCTTCGGTATCATGTTAGTTCTTGTAACACTTTTGATTGATCGTACTTATGTTAATATTGGTACCTTTATTAATGCGCTGATGGTTGGCCCAATGGTTGACTTTTTTCTCTGGCTGGATGTTTTGCCCCAGGCTTCCATGCTCGTGTTTGATGTTTTGGTGTTGCTGCTTGGTATTGTAATCATGGGTATTGGTGGAGGGATGTATAATGCTGCTCGAATCGGATCGGGGCCAAGAGATGGATTCATGCTTGCGATTTCAGCTAAGGTCGGCTATTCAATCAGCAAAGTGCGAATAATTGTTGAGAGTATTGTGCTGGTGGTTGCCCTATTACTGGGCGGGCCGGTTTTTATTTTCACCTTTATTTATACCTTTATCCAGAGTCCTATTTTCCAGGCTGCGTACAAGGTCTGTACAAGATGGATTGAAAAGTTATCTAGCTTAATAAACAAAAAAATGATTTCTATGTCGCCTGAACGATGA
- a CDS encoding CoA-disulfide reductase encodes MKILIIGGDAAGMSAAMQMVRNSSGHEITVLEKGGVYSYGQCGLPYVISGKIESTDRLIARTQSTFKEKYGIDARVFHEAQKVDVENKMVSGINHSNGETFSLPYDRLLIATGVSPVIPKWEGVTLPGIFSLKTIPDAKEIMNYLEKDINNVTVIGGGYIGLEMAESFAELGKKVTIIERNEQLAKIFDTDMAELIHEEAVKQNIVLKMGESVEAFGGSDHVESVKTDKGEYETDLVLVAVGVKPNTSFLEGTGIKTIGNGAIQVNAYMQTSVEDIYAAGDCATQYHRVKEKDDHVPLGTHANKQGQIAGLNMVDVHKTFKGIVGTSIIKFFDLTLGRTGLSEKEAEMLNIPYGSVTITASDIAGYYPDDKKMKLKLVYNKETHKVLGGQIIGENGVDKRTDVLATAIFHSMTTEELLDLDLAYAPPYNGVWDPIQQAARRVE; translated from the coding sequence ATGAAAATACTTATTATTGGTGGAGATGCGGCGGGTATGAGTGCTGCGATGCAAATGGTGCGGAATAGCTCTGGTCATGAGATCACTGTATTGGAAAAGGGTGGCGTGTATTCGTACGGTCAATGCGGCCTGCCTTATGTGATCAGTGGGAAGATTGAGTCCACAGACCGTTTAATCGCGCGTACTCAATCTACTTTTAAAGAGAAGTATGGCATTGATGCACGTGTATTTCATGAGGCCCAGAAGGTAGACGTGGAAAATAAAATGGTCAGTGGAATAAACCATAGTAATGGTGAGACGTTCAGCCTGCCATATGACCGCCTTTTGATTGCAACTGGTGTAAGCCCGGTCATTCCAAAGTGGGAGGGTGTGACACTTCCAGGTATTTTCTCATTAAAGACCATCCCTGATGCTAAGGAAATCATGAATTATCTCGAAAAAGATATAAATAATGTGACGGTAATTGGCGGCGGATACATTGGGCTTGAAATGGCCGAGAGTTTTGCGGAGCTTGGCAAGAAGGTCACGATCATTGAAAGAAATGAGCAATTAGCCAAAATATTTGATACAGACATGGCCGAACTGATTCATGAAGAAGCAGTAAAGCAAAACATTGTGTTGAAAATGGGTGAATCCGTGGAAGCATTCGGCGGAAGTGACCATGTGGAATCGGTGAAAACCGATAAAGGAGAGTATGAAACAGATTTGGTGCTAGTCGCTGTAGGTGTGAAACCCAATACATCCTTTTTAGAAGGAACAGGAATCAAAACCATTGGGAATGGTGCAATCCAGGTAAATGCCTATATGCAAACCAGTGTGGAGGATATCTACGCAGCAGGAGATTGTGCCACACAATATCACCGGGTAAAAGAAAAGGATGACCATGTCCCATTGGGCACACATGCCAACAAGCAAGGACAAATCGCCGGATTGAATATGGTTGATGTACATAAAACGTTTAAAGGAATTGTCGGCACTTCCATTATTAAATTTTTCGATCTAACCCTGGGGAGAACAGGGCTATCAGAAAAAGAGGCCGAAATGCTGAACATCCCCTATGGCTCTGTAACCATTACTGCATCTGACATTGCTGGATATTATCCGGATGATAAAAAAATGAAATTGAAGCTTGTCTATAATAAAGAAACACATAAGGTTCTTGGCGGGCAAATTATTGGAGAAAATGGTGTCGATAAACGAACCGATGTACTAGCGACGGCCATATTCCATTCGATGACGACCGAAGAGCTGCTTGATTTAGATCTGGCGTATGCTCCACCGTATAATGGGGTGTGGGATCCTATTCAGCAGGCGGCTAGGAGAGTGGAGTAG
- a CDS encoding GNAT family N-acetyltransferase, producing MKFRITEEVNESKKSHVNQKLYEYNLSHFPEDLRGRYREVNFFLLDEDENVRGGILGEICWNWLEIHTLMVDEDLRGLGYGTKLLVEMEQIAIESDCDFIKVDTLSFQALDFYQSNGYTVYGTLDNVGRDFKHFYLKKDLIRGESL from the coding sequence ATGAAATTCCGCATTACGGAAGAAGTAAACGAAAGTAAAAAAAGCCATGTTAATCAGAAACTTTATGAATATAATTTAAGCCATTTTCCTGAAGATTTAAGAGGAAGATACCGAGAAGTGAATTTCTTTTTACTAGATGAAGATGAGAATGTTCGTGGCGGCATTTTGGGAGAGATATGTTGGAATTGGCTGGAAATACATACGCTTATGGTTGATGAAGACCTCCGTGGCTTAGGATATGGTACTAAATTGTTAGTAGAAATGGAACAAATCGCCATAGAGAGTGATTGTGATTTTATAAAGGTGGATACTCTGAGCTTTCAGGCGCTGGATTTTTATCAAAGTAATGGTTATACCGTTTACGGTACATTGGACAATGTGGGAAGAGATTTCAAGCATTTCTATTTAAAGAAGGATCTCATAAGAGGAGAATCATTGTGA